The following is a genomic window from Gammaproteobacteria bacterium.
AGTTTAGTAGAGCGTACAGAGGCCGTGTTTCCCGCTCCGGTAGAGAGGGACGAATCTCTATTGGAAGAGGCAGGATCCGCCGGATCGGCAAGGTATTGGGCGTGCCAACGTGTTTGCGGCGTATGACCAACTTCCGGCCGGGCGCGGATCGACAGATCCAGTCCCGGATATCTGACGTAGGTCAGAAGGTATCCACCACCTTCCGCAAGTAGCGACACCTCGAACCCGCCATGGCACATCGGATCAATATTCACTGGTTTCGTCAGGATCTGCGCCTTGCGGACAATCCGGCGCTGTACGAGGCCTCAGGACACCATACAATCCTGCCGGTCTTCATACTCGACGATGTCAACCCCGGAAAGCACCGGATGGGCGCCGCGAGTCGCTGGTGGCTTTTTCACTCGCTCTCAGCCTTGGATCGATCGCTGGATGGCGCGCTCAATCTCTATCACGATGATCCTATCCATGTCCTGACTGACATCGCCGATCGATACCAGGTGGACGCAGTTTACTGGAACCGGTGCTACGAGCCCTGGCAAACGGTACGCGACAGCAAGATCAAGGAAGTGCTGAAAGCCCGTGGCATCAGGGTGAAAAGTTTCAACGGTTCACTCCTCCGCGAGCCCTGGGAGAACGTGAAGCAGGACGGCTCGCCTTATCGGATTTTCACCCAGTTTTATCGCAGGTGCTACCCGAAAAGCGTTGGTCTGCGCGAGCCGCTTCCTGAGCCGGACAATCTACATACACATATCGATCAGGGGGGCCGGGTACGTGCCGAATCGCTGGGTCTGATTCCGCTGGTACACTGGGACCGGAAACTCGAACCACACTGGCGGATCGGCGAAGAACCCGCACGTGAGAGGCTGCGACATTTTATCAGGAAGGGACTTCCGGGATACCGCAAGGGGCGGGACTTCCCTGCCGGTCACCATGTTTCGCGGCTCTCACCACATCTGCACTTCGGCGAGATCTCCCCTAACCAGGTCTGGCATTCTCTGGGTTCACAGCCAGAAGACGAAGATCGGGAGCATTTCCGCAGCGAACTTGCCTGGCGGGAGTTCTCGTATCATCTTCTCTTTCACTTTTCCGTTCTCCCAGATCGAAACCTGCAGCCGAAATTCGACAGTTTTCCCTGGCGAGACGACACGCGGCACCTCGAGGCCTGGTGCAGAGGGCAAACCGGCGTCCCCCTGGTCGACGCTGGAATGCGTGAGCTTTGGAACACCGGATACATGCACAACCGAGTTCGTATGGTGGTCGGATCCTTTCTCGTGAAAAACCTGATGCTGCACTGGCGTCACGGTGCAGCCTGGTTCAACGACTGCCTCATCGACGCCGACCTCGCCAACAACAGCGCTGGCTGGCAATGGATTGCCGGCTCCGGGGCCGATGCGGCACCTTACTTCCGGATATTCAATCCCGTTACTCAAGGTCATAAGTTCGACCCCACCGGGGAATACACGCGTCGCCACGTACCGGAACTCGCCCGCCTGCCGGACAAGTACCTCTTCAGTCCGTGGCAGGCACCCGCGGACGTACTCGAGGAAGCGAACGTCGTACTCGGCGAGACTTACCCTGAACCGGTTGTTGACCCGGCAACGTCGCGACAACACGCGATGGAGGCGTTCGCATCGCTGAACAAGGCGGACTCCGCGCGGCCCACCCGGGAAGGGCCGACCGAGGCCATTGCCGGAACCTGAGATTTTCGGAGGACGGGATGAGAAATATCCTGATCGTGGGCGCCACTCGGGGCGTGGGACGTGCGTTGGCAGAAGCACTGTGCGATGACTTCGAACTCTGGACGGCGTCACGCGCGGCGAATGCGCCACTCGGAACGACGCATATCGAGTGGGATGCGGCTACCGGCGATCTTCCGACCGAGGCCCTTCCCACGCGTCTGGATGGACTGGTTTACTGCCCGGGCACCATCCGGTTGATGCCCTTTCCCCAGCTCACAGACCAGATGTTTCTCGAGGACCTGCAGATCAACCTTTTCGGTGCGATCCGTGCTCTGAGGTCAACCCTGTCGGCATTAAAATCCTCGTCCGACCCCAGTGTAGTTCTGTTCTCAACCGTTGCTGTCACGACAGGAATGCCAATGCACGCTTCTGTCTCCGCTGCCAAAGGTGCTCTGGAGGGCCTCACCCGTTCCATCGCGGCAGAATTCGCCCCGAAGATCCGTGTCAATGCGATCGCACCGTCGGTGACTGACACACCCCTTGCCTCAGGGATCTTGCGCAACGAACGGTTGCGGCAGGCCGCCGCCTCGCGGCATCCCATGGAGCGCATTGGCCAGGTGATTGACCTTGCCGGTGTCGCCAGATTTCTTCTTTCTCCGGAGTCGTCATGGATGACGGGCCAGATCATTCACGTCGACGGCGGTATCGGCACACTACGCCGATTCAATTGAAACTCTCAGGCCAAGATGAAGACGCCTCATTCGAAAGATTCGACACCAGAATGCCTCAGGCCGGTCGCGTCGGCAATGCCGATAGTTTTCTTCGACGGCGAATGTCCCCTCTGCCGGCGTGAGATCCGGCACTACAGACGCCTTCGTGGAGCCGATCGAATCGAATGGGTGGATATCACCAAAGAGGAACACCTGCTGTCCGCCCGCGGCCTGACCCGAGAGCGAGCGATGGCACGGTTTCATGTGCTGGATCGAGACGGCCATTGGCAGACCGGTGCCTGGGGATTCGCCGAATTGTGGTCGCATCTTCCCACTTACCGATGGCTTGCGCGTGTGATGCGCATGACAAGGGTCATTCCTATCATCGATCTCGCTTACACGAGGTTTGCTAGGTGGCGAGTCAGCAACCGTTGCGAGGGCGCCGCCTGTATTCACACAGAGACCTCGAGTCCTGACGATGACGATAAAATTCGGTTCGAACCTCCCGATTCTGTTCGGTAAAGACACGCCTTAATACGATGAGCATCAGATCTCGCATTGCAATTTTCGGTGGTACCGGCTTCGTCGGCAGTTACCTGGTCGATGCACTGATCGCCTCGGATAGGCATCCGGTGCTCCTGGTTCGCAACGGCAGCGAGCACAAGCTCAGGCACCCCGAAAACTGCATGATCGTGTCCGGTGACATGGACGATAAAAGGGCTGTAGCGAGCATGCTTACCGATGCGGAAGCTGTGATCTATAACATCGGCATTCTGCGTGAATTTCCAGATCGCAGAATCACATTCCGAAAGCTGCATTACGAGCACGCAAAACGTGCGATGGATGCCACCGTGGCCGCTGGAGTTGGAAGATTTCTACTGATGAGCGCCAATGGCGTCAGGCACGACGGAACGGCGTATCAGCGATACAAGTTCGAAGCTGAGCGCTACCTTGCCTCGACTGGGCTCCAATGGACTGTGTTCCGACCTTCGGTGATCTTCGGAGAACCTCGCGGACACTCCGAGTTCGCGACACAGTTGCTACAAGACATCATTCTGCCGCCCCTGCCCGCCCCCCTTTTCTACAGCGGGTTTCTGCCGCACAACGCCGGGCAGTTCCAGCTGTCGCCGGTACACGTAGAGGACGTCGCGCGAGCGTTCGTGGCCTCTCTGGACCAGCCTGCGACCTATGGTCAGGTGCTGGAGCTCGGTGGACCGAGAGCGTTAAGCTGGCGCGCCATCATCCAGGCCATCGCGGCCGCGGTCGGCCGGAAGAAGACGATGGTCGCGGCTCCTGCTGTCGGTGTCTCGGCCGTTGCGTCCCTGCTGGACCGCTTCGATTCTTTCCCGATCACGCGTGATCAGTTGAAGATGCTCATGGAGGGCAATACCTGTGGGCCAGACGCACTCCTTTCGCTGGGCATCACTCCGAAAACCTTTTCTGTCGACAATCTTCGCTATCTGAAGCCTGCAATCAGGGAATCCGCATGACGAATCCCG
Proteins encoded in this region:
- a CDS encoding DNA photolyase family protein; translated protein: MAHRINIHWFRQDLRLADNPALYEASGHHTILPVFILDDVNPGKHRMGAASRWWLFHSLSALDRSLDGALNLYHDDPIHVLTDIADRYQVDAVYWNRCYEPWQTVRDSKIKEVLKARGIRVKSFNGSLLREPWENVKQDGSPYRIFTQFYRRCYPKSVGLREPLPEPDNLHTHIDQGGRVRAESLGLIPLVHWDRKLEPHWRIGEEPARERLRHFIRKGLPGYRKGRDFPAGHHVSRLSPHLHFGEISPNQVWHSLGSQPEDEDREHFRSELAWREFSYHLLFHFSVLPDRNLQPKFDSFPWRDDTRHLEAWCRGQTGVPLVDAGMRELWNTGYMHNRVRMVVGSFLVKNLMLHWRHGAAWFNDCLIDADLANNSAGWQWIAGSGADAAPYFRIFNPVTQGHKFDPTGEYTRRHVPELARLPDKYLFSPWQAPADVLEEANVVLGETYPEPVVDPATSRQHAMEAFASLNKADSARPTREGPTEAIAGT
- a CDS encoding SDR family oxidoreductase; amino-acid sequence: MRNILIVGATRGVGRALAEALCDDFELWTASRAANAPLGTTHIEWDAATGDLPTEALPTRLDGLVYCPGTIRLMPFPQLTDQMFLEDLQINLFGAIRALRSTLSALKSSSDPSVVLFSTVAVTTGMPMHASVSAAKGALEGLTRSIAAEFAPKIRVNAIAPSVTDTPLASGILRNERLRQAAASRHPMERIGQVIDLAGVARFLLSPESSWMTGQIIHVDGGIGTLRRFN
- a CDS encoding DUF393 domain-containing protein → MPIVFFDGECPLCRREIRHYRRLRGADRIEWVDITKEEHLLSARGLTRERAMARFHVLDRDGHWQTGAWGFAELWSHLPTYRWLARVMRMTRVIPIIDLAYTRFARWRVSNRCEGAACIHTETSSPDDDDKIRFEPPDSVR
- a CDS encoding NAD(P)H-binding protein, whose product is MSIRSRIAIFGGTGFVGSYLVDALIASDRHPVLLVRNGSEHKLRHPENCMIVSGDMDDKRAVASMLTDAEAVIYNIGILREFPDRRITFRKLHYEHAKRAMDATVAAGVGRFLLMSANGVRHDGTAYQRYKFEAERYLASTGLQWTVFRPSVIFGEPRGHSEFATQLLQDIILPPLPAPLFYSGFLPHNAGQFQLSPVHVEDVARAFVASLDQPATYGQVLELGGPRALSWRAIIQAIAAAVGRKKTMVAAPAVGVSAVASLLDRFDSFPITRDQLKMLMEGNTCGPDALLSLGITPKTFSVDNLRYLKPAIRESA